A region of Streptomyces sp. NBC_01267 DNA encodes the following proteins:
- the tgmB gene encoding ATP-grasp ribosomal peptide maturase: MSAILVIAARDDWPTDRVIKILGERGARVFRMDTADFPQHLGVAARIDQAATWHGELATDSRTVDLADIDAVYFRAPGGFSFPEDMSGPERRFAAAQARAGLGGVITALEGCRWVSNPAAMARAEYKPVQLAAAREAGLRIAPTLITNRPESVRAFAAEARGPIVCKPVASPVFIEGNQLKAVYSKRLDADGLTDLRGIESTAHLFQAWADKAYEVRLTVVGNRMFAAEIHAGSDAAYEDWRTDYASLTYAATDTPADVASGVRRLLDMLHLRYAALDFVVSPAGEWTFLEANPCGQWDWIAHATDLPIAEAIADELQGAAA, from the coding sequence ATGTCGGCGATCCTGGTCATCGCGGCTCGGGACGACTGGCCGACCGACCGCGTCATCAAGATTCTCGGCGAGCGCGGGGCGCGGGTATTCCGCATGGACACCGCTGACTTTCCCCAGCATTTGGGGGTGGCGGCCCGGATCGATCAGGCGGCCACCTGGCACGGCGAACTGGCCACGGACAGCCGGACGGTGGATCTGGCCGACATCGACGCTGTCTACTTCCGGGCGCCGGGAGGATTCTCCTTCCCCGAAGACATGTCCGGGCCTGAACGGCGTTTCGCCGCCGCGCAGGCCCGCGCCGGGCTCGGCGGGGTCATCACCGCTCTGGAGGGCTGCCGTTGGGTCAGCAACCCAGCCGCCATGGCCCGCGCCGAGTACAAGCCGGTCCAGCTGGCCGCAGCCCGGGAAGCCGGCCTGCGGATCGCTCCGACCCTCATCACCAACCGACCTGAATCCGTACGGGCCTTCGCGGCCGAGGCACGGGGCCCGATCGTGTGCAAGCCCGTCGCGTCCCCGGTGTTCATCGAAGGCAACCAGCTCAAGGCCGTCTACTCGAAGCGCCTGGACGCGGACGGCCTGACGGACCTGCGGGGCATCGAGAGCACCGCGCACCTTTTCCAGGCGTGGGCCGACAAGGCGTACGAAGTACGGCTCACTGTCGTCGGGAACCGCATGTTCGCTGCGGAGATCCATGCCGGGAGCGATGCCGCGTACGAGGACTGGCGCACCGACTACGCGTCGCTCACCTATGCGGCAACCGACACCCCCGCCGACGTCGCGAGCGGGGTGCGTCGACTCCTCGACATGCTTCATCTGCGCTACGCCGCCTTGGACTTCGTCGTCTCGCCCGCCGGGGAGTGGACGTTTCTTGAGGCGAATCCGTGCGGACAATGGGACTGGATCGCGCACGCCACGGATCTGCCGATCGCGGAAGCCATCGCCGACGAACTGCAAGGAGCAGCCGCGTGA
- a CDS encoding methyltransferase domain-containing protein: protein MNQSAADIARPHLAVLSDELAKAGVIRTPQWAEAFSKVPRHVLVPRWYEQETNARGITVWRLRHTVHEGGLEDVYRDRTLVTALDPASAEKVDDQAWTGIPTSSSTLPSLMAGMLDDLSVQDGQRVLEIGTGTGYNAGLLSARLADHLVHSVDVDPDFVQLARTRLGQLGFHPHLAVGDGQSGFPGGGRFDRIIATCSVPRIPDAWIEQTEPGGFVLTDLAFGIDGGIVRLAVEADGTATGHYTRTSGRFMPARSAPTTYPNRQRAPYATETGTRPTVVTATDIRGCYPFRLLLGFTLPDAELVYHIDDDGRTALQLQTPDGAWARTPLTAPHGGATVTWGGPGELWEEVEAAWRWWTEQGMPDQSRYGITRAPDGHVHAWYAPDGRRWNLGA from the coding sequence GTGAATCAGTCAGCTGCCGACATCGCACGACCGCACCTGGCCGTGCTCTCCGACGAACTGGCCAAGGCCGGCGTGATCCGCACGCCGCAGTGGGCCGAGGCGTTCTCCAAGGTCCCCCGGCACGTTCTCGTGCCCCGCTGGTACGAACAGGAGACCAATGCCAGGGGCATTACGGTGTGGCGCCTGCGGCACACCGTCCACGAGGGCGGGCTTGAGGATGTCTACCGCGACCGCACGCTCGTCACGGCCCTCGACCCGGCTTCGGCCGAGAAGGTGGATGACCAGGCGTGGACGGGGATCCCCACGTCGTCCAGCACTCTGCCGAGCCTGATGGCGGGAATGCTGGACGACCTGTCGGTGCAGGACGGGCAGCGCGTCCTGGAAATCGGAACGGGTACCGGATACAACGCGGGCCTGCTCTCTGCCCGCCTCGCTGACCATCTGGTGCACTCCGTCGACGTGGACCCGGACTTCGTACAGCTCGCGCGGACCCGTCTCGGACAGCTGGGCTTCCATCCGCACCTCGCAGTCGGAGACGGGCAGAGCGGCTTCCCGGGAGGGGGACGGTTCGACCGGATCATTGCCACGTGCTCGGTGCCCCGGATCCCGGATGCGTGGATCGAGCAGACAGAGCCGGGCGGGTTCGTCCTCACCGACCTCGCGTTCGGGATCGACGGGGGGATCGTCCGCCTCGCCGTCGAAGCGGACGGCACGGCAACCGGGCACTACACCCGCACGAGCGGGCGCTTCATGCCCGCACGGAGCGCACCCACGACCTACCCGAACCGTCAACGCGCGCCGTACGCGACGGAGACCGGAACGCGACCGACCGTGGTGACGGCCACCGACATCCGTGGCTGCTACCCGTTCCGGCTGCTGCTCGGTTTCACCCTGCCTGACGCCGAACTCGTCTACCACATCGACGACGACGGCCGGACCGCTCTGCAACTCCAGACACCGGACGGAGCATGGGCGCGCACACCGCTGACAGCGCCACACGGAGGCGCGACCGTCACCTGGGGCGGCCCCGGAGAGCTGTGGGAGGAGGTCGAAGCTGCCTGGAGGTGGTGGACCGAGCAAGGGATGCCCGACCAGTCCCGTTACGGAATCACTCGTGCACCGGACGGCCATGTGCACGCCTGGTACGCACCGGACGGCCGACGCTGGAACCTCGGTGCATGA
- a CDS encoding MFS transporter — protein sequence MLGRVTQTSEHLAAPERPPLGRRPRLHRAWFVAAVTFVTIIGAAAFASLPGLLIDPLHREFHWSRGTIGFAVSVNLALYGLTAPFAAALMDRFGIRRVVAVALTVIAVGSVLTVWMTAAWQLILYWGVLVGLGSGSMALAFAATVTNRWFVAKRGLVTGVLTAAGASGQLVFLPFLSWLVEHHGWRPAAVTVALAALAVVPLVWILLRDHPADVGQSPYGATEFVPKPPPATGAARRTLDVLFRAARTGPFWLLAGTFAICGASTNGLVKTHFVPAAHDHGMPVTAAASLLAVIGVFDIMGTIASGWFTDRFESRRLLAVYYALRGISLLFLPMLLAPSVHPPMVFFIVFYGLDWVATVPPTIALCREHYGEDSAIVFGWVLASHQVGAALVAYLGGLARDVFGSYDVIWYASGALCAAAALMALVIRQRPVMAVAAG from the coding sequence ATGCTGGGCCGCGTGACGCAGACAAGCGAACATCTCGCCGCCCCCGAACGGCCACCCCTCGGCCGCCGACCGCGCCTGCACCGCGCCTGGTTCGTCGCCGCGGTGACCTTTGTGACGATCATCGGCGCCGCGGCCTTCGCGTCGCTGCCGGGGCTCCTGATCGATCCGTTGCATCGGGAGTTCCACTGGTCGCGCGGCACGATCGGCTTCGCGGTCTCGGTGAACCTCGCGCTGTACGGGCTCACGGCGCCGTTCGCCGCGGCCCTGATGGACCGCTTCGGGATCCGCCGGGTGGTGGCGGTCGCGCTCACCGTCATCGCGGTCGGCTCGGTGCTGACGGTGTGGATGACGGCCGCCTGGCAGCTGATCCTCTACTGGGGCGTCCTGGTCGGTCTGGGCAGCGGCTCGATGGCGCTGGCGTTCGCGGCGACGGTCACCAACCGTTGGTTCGTCGCCAAGCGGGGCCTGGTCACCGGCGTCCTCACCGCGGCGGGCGCCTCCGGCCAACTGGTCTTCCTACCGTTCCTGTCCTGGCTGGTCGAACACCACGGCTGGCGCCCGGCTGCGGTCACCGTGGCACTGGCGGCGCTCGCGGTGGTGCCGCTGGTCTGGATCCTGCTGCGCGACCACCCCGCGGACGTCGGTCAATCTCCCTACGGTGCAACAGAGTTCGTACCTAAGCCGCCGCCCGCCACGGGTGCGGCCCGCCGTACCCTGGACGTGTTGTTCCGGGCGGCCCGCACAGGGCCGTTCTGGCTGCTGGCCGGTACGTTCGCGATCTGCGGCGCGTCCACCAACGGCCTGGTGAAGACCCACTTCGTCCCGGCCGCCCACGACCACGGCATGCCCGTCACGGCCGCCGCCTCGCTGCTCGCGGTGATCGGCGTCTTCGACATCATGGGCACGATCGCGTCGGGCTGGTTCACCGACCGCTTCGAGTCCCGCCGGCTGCTGGCGGTCTACTACGCGCTGCGCGGCATCTCGCTGCTCTTCCTCCCGATGCTGCTCGCTCCGTCCGTCCACCCGCCGATGGTCTTCTTCATCGTCTTCTACGGCCTCGACTGGGTGGCCACGGTCCCGCCGACCATCGCCCTCTGCCGTGAGCACTACGGCGAGGACAGCGCGATCGTCTTCGGCTGGGTGCTGGCCTCGCACCAGGTGGGCGCGGCACTGGTCGCGTACCTGGGCGGTCTGGCGCGGGACGTCTTCGGCTCGTACGACGTGATCTGGTACGCGTCGGGGGCGCTCTGCGCGGCGGCGGCGCTGATGGCACTGGTGATCAGGCAGCGGCCGGTGATGGCAGTCGCGGCGGGCTGA
- the tgmA gene encoding putative ATP-grasp-modified RiPP, translating to MSSRPWILRFVRVPDAQQATVVPETAYDDELQMSLTTDGNPVTVMANTHSPTIPDGSTTNPPPLDEGAKD from the coding sequence GTGAGCAGCCGACCGTGGATTCTCCGTTTCGTCCGAGTCCCCGACGCCCAGCAGGCCACCGTCGTACCCGAGACCGCCTATGACGACGAACTTCAGATGTCGCTCACCACCGACGGCAATCCGGTCACCGTCATGGCCAATACGCACTCCCCGACGATTCCCGACGGCAGCACCACGAACCCGCCCCCGCTGGATGAGGGGGCCAAGGACTGA
- a CDS encoding DUF6415 family natural product biosynthesis protein, which produces MQKPTVLPAQPNRDPRPVDVETMRVITARLLGENAELPSLKELDTMCLQLRGHLMLLIPEVSELASQRPPEDELRATTAAGIGEARRRLSATQGYRLPVVLSYAQRLARSVDALCTHLENLEACGE; this is translated from the coding sequence ATGCAGAAACCTACAGTTCTACCGGCGCAGCCGAACAGAGACCCACGTCCGGTCGATGTCGAGACGATGCGCGTCATCACCGCCCGTCTGCTGGGTGAGAACGCAGAACTCCCTTCTCTGAAAGAACTCGACACCATGTGCCTGCAACTTCGTGGGCATCTGATGCTGCTCATCCCTGAAGTTTCGGAGCTCGCTTCTCAGCGCCCCCCGGAGGACGAACTGCGGGCTACTACGGCGGCCGGTATCGGTGAGGCGCGTCGACGCCTGAGCGCTACACAGGGATACCGGCTGCCCGTCGTGCTCAGCTATGCGCAGCGCCTGGCGCGCTCGGTGGACGCGTTGTGCACGCACCTGGAGAACCTGGAGGCGTGCGGTGAGTGA
- a CDS encoding MFS transporter — MTEKHLTDQVIPELPSPLSPAGFDSEPLTLWNRNFRYFFTARTVARFGDGMVPVALAAGLLDTGHGASAVSFALGAWTVSFAGFVIVGGVLADRFTPRRMMVLADAMRLVATTVLALVFVTGAPPLWLVYGLSAVNGLGAALFQPGVASMLPKVVPDVQRGNALLRVAESLTTMAGPAVAGALAGMGGPGTVFGLNAATFAVSGICLFLIRMAPMARSHGESLVAEIVGGWKEFKARTWLWGVIAVWTVYGVMVLGPLIPLEAVVVTGRHSSAMYGLMMTVNGAGNAVGGLIAMRARPRRPLFAGTFALFGMIANLLVLAYDVPLALLSLGFFIGGVASAFWLVMWSTTVQTHVPTEALNRLHAYDVAGSMIMLAVGRALAGPVADAVGMKQVLVTGVVINVLVCAVLFAVPAIRGLRRKV; from the coding sequence GTGACTGAAAAGCACCTGACCGACCAGGTCATTCCCGAACTCCCTTCCCCGCTCTCCCCGGCAGGCTTCGACAGTGAGCCGCTGACTCTCTGGAACCGCAACTTCCGCTACTTCTTCACCGCCCGTACCGTGGCCCGCTTCGGCGACGGCATGGTGCCCGTCGCCCTCGCCGCAGGGCTGCTGGACACCGGTCATGGCGCCTCCGCCGTGAGCTTCGCGCTCGGGGCCTGGACGGTGAGCTTCGCCGGGTTCGTCATCGTGGGCGGAGTGCTGGCGGACCGCTTCACCCCCCGCCGGATGATGGTGCTCGCGGATGCGATGCGCCTCGTCGCCACCACGGTGCTCGCGCTGGTCTTCGTGACGGGCGCGCCGCCGCTCTGGCTCGTGTACGGGCTGAGCGCGGTCAACGGCCTGGGCGCCGCGCTCTTCCAGCCGGGCGTCGCGAGCATGCTGCCCAAGGTCGTCCCCGACGTGCAGCGCGGCAACGCACTGCTGCGGGTCGCCGAATCGCTGACGACGATGGCGGGCCCCGCGGTGGCGGGCGCCCTGGCCGGAATGGGCGGCCCCGGCACGGTCTTCGGCCTGAACGCGGCGACCTTCGCGGTCAGCGGCATCTGCCTCTTCCTGATCCGGATGGCCCCGATGGCCCGCAGTCACGGCGAGTCGCTGGTGGCGGAAATCGTGGGTGGCTGGAAGGAGTTCAAGGCACGTACCTGGCTCTGGGGTGTCATCGCCGTCTGGACGGTGTACGGGGTGATGGTCCTGGGCCCGCTGATCCCGCTGGAGGCGGTCGTCGTCACCGGGCGGCACAGCTCCGCGATGTACGGCCTGATGATGACGGTCAACGGCGCGGGCAACGCGGTCGGCGGCCTGATCGCCATGCGCGCCCGCCCCCGCCGCCCGCTCTTCGCCGGTACCTTCGCCCTCTTCGGGATGATCGCCAACCTGCTGGTCCTGGCCTACGACGTACCGCTGGCGCTGCTCTCCCTGGGCTTCTTCATCGGCGGTGTGGCGTCCGCGTTCTGGCTGGTGATGTGGTCGACGACGGTCCAGACCCACGTACCGACGGAGGCCCTGAACCGGCTGCACGCGTACGACGTGGCGGGCTCGATGATCATGCTCGCGGTCGGCCGGGCGCTGGCCGGACCGGTCGCCGACGCGGTCGGTATGAAGCAGGTGCTGGTGACCGGGGTGGTGATCAACGTGCTGGTGTGCGCGGTGCTGTTCGCGGTCCCGGCGATACGGGGGCTGCGGCGCAAGGTGTAG
- a CDS encoding GlxA family transcriptional regulator, producing the protein MPRPHRIVVLALDGLLPFELGIPHRIFDRPHGSDGRPLYEVVTCSVRPPGTVRTDADFSISVENGPEALATADTVVVPASYELGPVHTEGRLTGELAAALAHIRPGTRLVSICTGGYVLAAAGYLDGRPATTHWSSAEHFQRLFPAVRVDPDVLFVDDGDVLTSAGVAAGIDLCLHIVRRDHGTAVANDVARRTVVPPHRDGGQAQYIQRPLPDAQSATTTGARAWALGRLHEPIRLRDLAARESMSVRTFTRRFREEAGISPGQWLTRQRVERARYLLESSDLSVDEVAQDAGFGTAQSLRQHFQAALGVTPTAYRRTFRTAHGAPAGDRQAHGTPAGSVAP; encoded by the coding sequence ATGCCCCGGCCCCACCGGATCGTCGTGCTCGCCCTCGACGGGCTGCTCCCCTTCGAACTCGGCATCCCGCACCGCATCTTCGACCGCCCGCACGGCTCCGACGGACGCCCGCTCTACGAGGTCGTCACCTGCTCCGTGCGCCCGCCGGGCACCGTCCGTACCGACGCCGATTTCTCCATCAGCGTCGAGAACGGACCCGAGGCGCTCGCCACCGCCGACACCGTCGTCGTCCCCGCCTCGTACGAACTCGGCCCGGTGCACACCGAGGGCAGGCTCACCGGCGAGCTGGCCGCCGCCCTTGCCCACATCCGGCCCGGCACCCGGCTCGTCTCCATCTGCACCGGCGGATACGTCCTCGCCGCGGCCGGATACCTCGACGGGCGCCCCGCGACCACGCACTGGTCGTCCGCCGAGCACTTCCAGCGGCTGTTCCCCGCCGTGCGCGTCGACCCCGACGTCCTGTTCGTCGACGACGGCGACGTACTGACCTCGGCGGGCGTGGCCGCGGGCATCGACCTGTGTCTGCACATCGTGCGCCGCGACCACGGAACGGCGGTCGCCAACGACGTGGCCCGCCGTACGGTCGTCCCGCCGCACCGGGACGGCGGCCAGGCCCAGTACATCCAACGCCCGCTGCCGGACGCGCAGTCGGCGACGACGACCGGGGCACGGGCCTGGGCGCTGGGCCGGCTGCACGAGCCGATCCGGCTGCGGGACCTGGCCGCGCGGGAGTCGATGTCCGTCCGCACCTTCACCCGCCGCTTCCGGGAGGAGGCGGGCATCAGCCCCGGTCAGTGGCTGACCCGTCAGCGGGTGGAACGTGCCCGGTATCTGCTGGAGTCCTCGGACCTGTCGGTCGACGAGGTGGCACAGGACGCGGGGTTCGGCACCGCGCAGTCGCTGCGCCAGCACTTCCAGGCGGCGCTGGGGGTGACGCCGACCGCGTACCGGCGGACGTTCCGTACGGCACACGGCGCCCCGGCCGGGGACCGCCAGGCACACGGCACCCCGGCCGGGAGCGTGGCACCGTGA
- a CDS encoding alkaline phosphatase D family protein, with protein MPAADAARSALTGRRRFLAGSAVALGAAATVQLPFSGAASAATPALPDGLFRLGIASGDPLPDAVVLWTRLAPDPLNGGGMPDAPVTVEWQIAEDERFRTIVRHGTESAVPERAHSVHADAKGLKPDHRYWYRFRCGGQVSPVGRTRTAPDPLSSGGKLRIALASCQNWQQGYFTPYADMRAQDPDLVLFVGDYIYESTPSAAAVRVHEGHGEPYTLGQYRNRYAQYRTDPDLQAIHAQAPWVVTFDDHEVDNDYAGQVPQDPAKQSHEAFVARITAAYQAYYEHMPVRAAQVPNGPHVQMYRRFDYGRLVRLNVLDTRQFRSNQVTTQAGAEDPKLTMLGARQKEWLLQGLHRSPAQWNIIASQIMMAETDLKLGAGKLWYYDAWDGYQVERNALMAELQKVHNPVVLSGDRHLTMISDLKKDFAHPSSAVVGAEFVGTSISSGGDQDLAAFHKEWDPLKADNPHWKVIDAHRGYHLFDIGQSSVDAQVRVVDTVLSRKAKASTLARLQVRSGRPGVQLLR; from the coding sequence ATGCCCGCAGCAGACGCAGCACGCTCCGCTCTCACCGGCCGCCGCCGGTTCCTCGCAGGTTCCGCCGTCGCGCTCGGCGCCGCGGCCACCGTCCAACTTCCGTTCTCCGGCGCCGCATCCGCCGCCACCCCGGCCCTCCCCGACGGGCTGTTCCGGCTCGGCATCGCGTCCGGCGACCCGCTGCCGGACGCCGTCGTCCTCTGGACCAGGCTCGCACCCGACCCGTTGAACGGCGGCGGGATGCCGGACGCCCCGGTCACCGTCGAATGGCAGATCGCCGAGGACGAGCGCTTCCGCACCATCGTGCGCCACGGCACCGAGAGCGCCGTACCGGAGCGTGCCCACAGCGTGCACGCCGACGCCAAGGGGCTGAAGCCGGACCACAGATACTGGTACCGGTTCCGCTGCGGCGGCCAGGTCTCGCCCGTCGGCCGCACCCGGACCGCGCCGGATCCGCTCTCCTCCGGCGGCAAGCTCCGCATCGCCCTCGCCTCCTGCCAGAACTGGCAGCAGGGGTACTTCACCCCGTACGCGGACATGCGCGCCCAGGACCCCGACCTGGTCCTCTTCGTCGGCGACTACATCTACGAGTCCACCCCGTCGGCCGCCGCCGTGCGCGTCCACGAGGGCCACGGCGAGCCGTACACCCTGGGCCAGTACCGCAACCGTTACGCCCAGTACCGCACCGACCCCGACCTCCAGGCGATCCACGCGCAGGCGCCCTGGGTGGTGACCTTCGACGACCACGAGGTCGACAACGACTACGCCGGCCAGGTCCCGCAGGATCCGGCCAAGCAGTCGCACGAGGCGTTCGTCGCCCGGATCACCGCCGCCTACCAGGCGTACTACGAGCACATGCCGGTGCGCGCCGCGCAGGTCCCGAACGGGCCGCACGTCCAGATGTACCGGCGCTTCGACTACGGCCGCCTCGTCCGGCTGAACGTCCTGGACACCCGCCAGTTCCGCAGCAACCAGGTCACCACCCAGGCGGGCGCGGAGGACCCGAAGCTCACCATGCTCGGCGCGCGGCAGAAGGAGTGGCTGCTGCAGGGGCTGCACCGCTCACCGGCCCAGTGGAACATCATCGCCTCGCAGATCATGATGGCCGAGACCGACCTGAAGCTCGGGGCGGGCAAGCTCTGGTACTACGACGCCTGGGACGGCTACCAGGTCGAACGCAACGCCCTGATGGCCGAGTTGCAGAAGGTCCACAACCCGGTGGTGCTCTCCGGCGACCGCCATCTGACGATGATCAGCGACCTGAAGAAGGACTTCGCGCACCCGTCGTCGGCGGTGGTCGGCGCGGAGTTCGTCGGTACGTCCATCTCCAGCGGCGGCGACCAGGACCTGGCGGCGTTCCACAAGGAGTGGGACCCGCTGAAGGCCGACAACCCGCACTGGAAGGTCATCGACGCGCACCGCGGCTACCACCTGTTCGACATCGGGCAGTCGTCGGTGGACGCGCAGGTGCGGGTGGTGGACACGGTGCTCAGCCGGAAGGCGAAGGCGAGCACCCTGGCCCGGCTGCAGGTGCGGTCGGGGCGGCCGGGGGTGCAGCTGCTGCGCTGA
- a CDS encoding helix-turn-helix domain-containing protein, with protein MPPHVEEHAGARIAHARKVRRLTQRELSDLSHISYSTITKVEQGAMPASPSVMGALARALSVPITELTGQPYMDELRKDQLDGLINPIREALNIYDLGADPDIAPRSLEELEADAERLCALVRKTNIKQVAAALPSLIHEATTAAHTQDSDRVWQLLASTYRTAYDVTTKLGFADLCTVALDRMDWAARRASDPVLSGLRQYMRALAYLRASDYRTGKRLIALGMSALEQAEPGRVTDVAMGQLHLGVAVLAGRDKDRETAQAHLGEAKRLAEITGPAETVHWLSFGPTNVSVHRVGVLAELDLYPEAVEEAARITVPEGWPPSRLAHHYAEVARAQMWTGHTESAFKSLQTARKLAPQQTRYHPTVRETYAGLHAARRRMPETFGNYGSWLGL; from the coding sequence ATGCCCCCGCACGTCGAAGAGCACGCCGGTGCACGCATCGCCCACGCTCGCAAGGTCCGTCGGCTGACCCAGCGAGAACTCTCCGACCTCTCCCACATCTCGTACAGCACCATCACCAAGGTTGAGCAAGGTGCGATGCCCGCCAGCCCATCCGTGATGGGGGCGCTGGCCCGTGCACTGTCCGTCCCCATCACGGAGCTGACAGGCCAGCCGTACATGGACGAGCTGCGAAAGGATCAGCTGGACGGTCTGATCAATCCCATCCGCGAGGCTTTGAACATCTACGACCTCGGTGCCGACCCCGACATCGCGCCGCGTTCCCTGGAAGAGCTTGAGGCGGACGCCGAGCGGCTGTGCGCACTGGTGCGGAAGACAAACATCAAGCAGGTCGCGGCCGCGCTGCCGAGTCTCATCCATGAGGCGACGACGGCCGCGCACACGCAGGACAGTGACCGGGTGTGGCAGCTCCTGGCGAGCACGTACCGCACTGCGTACGACGTGACGACCAAGCTCGGGTTCGCGGACCTGTGCACGGTGGCCCTGGACCGGATGGACTGGGCTGCCCGGCGGGCATCGGACCCGGTACTGAGTGGGCTGAGGCAGTACATGCGCGCCCTGGCCTACCTGCGGGCGAGTGACTACCGAACGGGCAAGCGGCTGATCGCGCTCGGCATGTCCGCGCTGGAGCAGGCCGAGCCAGGCCGGGTGACGGACGTAGCCATGGGACAGCTCCACCTGGGCGTTGCGGTCCTGGCAGGCCGCGACAAGGACCGGGAGACCGCGCAGGCGCATCTCGGTGAAGCCAAGCGCCTCGCGGAGATCACAGGGCCCGCGGAGACGGTCCACTGGCTCTCCTTCGGACCGACGAATGTCAGCGTGCACCGGGTGGGCGTCCTCGCTGAACTGGACCTGTACCCGGAGGCCGTCGAAGAAGCGGCCAGGATCACCGTCCCGGAGGGCTGGCCGCCGTCACGACTCGCGCACCATTACGCGGAGGTGGCTCGGGCACAGATGTGGACCGGGCACACCGAGTCGGCGTTCAAGAGCTTGCAGACGGCGCGGAAACTCGCTCCACAGCAGACTCGCTATCACCCGACGGTCCGTGAGACGTACGCGGGACTGCATGCCGCGCGTCGCCGCATGCCCGAGACCTTTGGCAACTACGGCTCATGGCTGGGCCTATGA
- a CDS encoding flavin reductase family protein, which yields MAVAAVRYLRSVGAPTTAQPVDPLPRPDLRAVADDERLPVDPAEFRRVLGNFASGVTVITATDADGPTGFACQSFASLSLDPPLVAFMVARTSTTWPRIARAGTFCVNILGADQGPLCRGFAVSGADKFAGVVHTPAPVTGAPLLADVPAWIDCRIHAVHTGGDHLIVVGRVEALGGTGEGVPLLFHQGKFGRFTA from the coding sequence ATGGCGGTCGCCGCCGTCCGATACCTCAGGTCCGTGGGCGCCCCGACGACGGCACAGCCGGTCGACCCGCTCCCCCGCCCCGACCTGCGGGCCGTCGCGGACGACGAGCGGCTGCCGGTGGACCCGGCCGAATTCCGCCGCGTACTGGGCAACTTCGCCAGCGGCGTCACGGTCATCACGGCCACCGACGCCGACGGCCCGACCGGCTTCGCCTGCCAGTCGTTCGCCTCACTGTCCCTGGACCCGCCACTGGTCGCGTTCATGGTCGCCCGTACGTCGACGACCTGGCCGCGCATCGCCCGCGCCGGAACCTTCTGCGTCAACATCCTGGGCGCGGACCAGGGCCCACTGTGCCGCGGCTTCGCGGTGAGCGGCGCGGACAAGTTCGCGGGCGTCGTCCACACCCCCGCGCCCGTGACGGGCGCACCGCTGCTCGCGGACGTACCGGCCTGGATCGACTGCCGCATCCACGCCGTGCACACGGGCGGCGACCACCTGATCGTGGTGGGCCGGGTGGAGGCACTGGGCGGCACGGGCGAGGGTGTGCCGCTGCTGTTCCACCAGGGGAAGTTCGGCCGCTTCACGGCCTGA